CCAGCCAGGCAAGTCGCAATACAAATGCATATTTGTTTTGCTTCTTTTCTGTTTGTTCAATCTGTGCGGGGAATTCATTTTTGATCCGGGATAATAATAAGAAGGCAATCAGATAGAGAACGAGCAAACCGCCAAAAGGTACCCAAATCCCCAAGTGCAGCACGCTTAAGCCTAGTGGACCAACACTAAAGCCCACTCCATATGCCAACCCGTAAATGGAAAGATCACGTCCACGATTCTCGGGAGCTGCGATCTTGGTCACCCACATTTGGCTGGCGTAATGTAAACCACTATCGCCCACACCCATCAATAAACGTAATACGAACCAGACCGCCAAATGACTGAACATCGGGATGAGTGCTGTTGCAATCGTCACCAACAGCAATCCACATAATATCGTTGCCCGGTATCCAATGCGCCGCAGTGGGATTTCCAAAAATGGATTGACCATGACCATCCCAATATACAAGGCAGCAGCATTGAGCCCGTTCATCACGGATGAAACCCCTTGTTTCTCCAATAAAACCGTCAGCATCGGGATCGTCAAGCCTTGGCTTACCCCCGCAATACCGACAGCCAAAATCAACACCCAAAAGGTGTAACGTGACTGTGACATGGTGTTGTTTCTCCTCCCTAGCCCCCTATTAAGCACTCTCTACGGAAGCACTCCCCTGCTGAAGCTGATACATTTTTTGATAAAGACCATTTTGCGCCATGAGTTCATCATGGGTACCTCTTTCCATGATTTCACCTCGGGACAAGACAAGAATCTGGTCCGCGTGTTGAATCGTCGACAAGCGATGTGCAATGATGAATGTCGTCCTACCTTTTGATAGTACATGCAACGCTTCCTGAATGGCTAGCTCTGTTTCACTGTCAATGCTTGCCGTTGCTTCATCCAAGATCAGCATCGCAGGATCAGCAGCCAATGCCCGCGCAAAAGAGATCAATTGGCGTTGACCTGCGGATAGTGTCATGCCTCGCTCGACGACCGGTTCGTCATATGCACCCGGCAGTTTGGAGATGAATTCGTCAGCACGTACCGCTTTTGCAGCCCGTTTCACTTCTTCATCCGTAATCGTATTCTTGTACATACGAATATTGAATCCAATGCTTCCCGTAAACAAGAACGGGTCCTGCAAAACGAGGCCGACATGACTGCGCAATGAGTGCGTATCAACCTGTCTCATATCTTGTCCGTCGATTAAAATGCTCCCTTTCGTCACCGGATAGAACCCGAGCAGCAAATTCATCAAGGAGCTTTTTCCCGATCCGGTGTGCCCTACCAGCGCAATCGTTTGACCAGGCTGCGCCGTAAAGGAGACGTTTTTCAAAACGTAATCATCACCCTGATAGGCAAAAGAAACGTTATCAAAGACAACCTCACCACGCGGACGCTCGATTTGCGCACCAGCTTCTTTTTTCTCCGGCAGCTCATCCATAATTTCAAAGACGCGTCCCGCCGAAATAGTCGCCTGCTGCATTTGCGACAACCGATTCATGATCATGTTGATCGGTTCGAAAAAACGCCCCATATAATCGACAAATGCAAAAAGCGCACCGAAGGAAATCGCACTGTGGAAAGATGTAGAGCCGTAATACCAGACGATCAGGGTCAAGGAAATTTTCCAGATCAAATCTACCGCTGGGCGCAAAAGCAAGGATTCCAGATTGATTTCTTTCATCCGCACCTTGAAGTAGTCTTCGTTTACATCAGCAAACTCCTTTTGTACACCTTGCTCCCGACGAAAAGCCTGCACAATCGTCATGTTCTGGATCATTTCATTGATCGTTGTGTTCATATCACCGAGCTTCGCGCGAATCACTGCATAGTAGCGAGAGCTGTACCTTTGATACACGTAGACTAACAGTACGAGCACTGGCACCGTCAAAAAGCAGAAGAGGGCGAGCTCAGGCTGCAAGAGGTAGAGCGCGATCAAGATTCCAATCAAATAAAGACCGTTCTGTACAAATGTGGCGAGCACACTTACATACAGCTCACGGATGGCTTCTGTATCA
The window above is part of the Brevibacillus brevis NBRC 100599 genome. Proteins encoded here:
- a CDS encoding MFS transporter; this translates as MSQSRYTFWVLILAVGIAGVSQGLTIPMLTVLLEKQGVSSVMNGLNAAALYIGMVMVNPFLEIPLRRIGYRATILCGLLLVTIATALIPMFSHLAVWFVLRLLMGVGDSGLHYASQMWVTKIAAPENRGRDLSIYGLAYGVGFSVGPLGLSVLHLGIWVPFGGLLVLYLIAFLLLSRIKNEFPAQIEQTEKKQNKYAFVLRLAWLALIPSFLYGFMETSLNGSFPVYALRTGLSVEWVSLILPSFVVGSIILQMPLGALSDRVGRKQVMLVCALVGGLAFFLFPFAGENVWLMMLLLAIAGAAVGSFYSLGLAFSADILPASMVPTAGIIAGVNFGVASILAPNVNGLLMDVWEPWTIFWLMGSLLIVFAAACLFFKQKATQEQTYSMPLQKQG
- a CDS encoding ABC transporter ATP-binding protein, giving the protein MSKQNVWGRLTEYARPFQKQILGALFLLLLGTSAELAGPFLAKVMIDNHILAIQKPWYQLDEVPPQAAGQVASVNGTNYIREDVAAKTGLALDRSNPKEVTVLTEGTTYYLVSGKVNPNTEKKFTPIAPENGRERFEVTTKDQSGQEMTSTGIRLTAEEVKAMYQGDVLPIVWLSVGYGALILLSAGFNYVQILWLQKIAQRIIQQMRMKLFIHLQKLPVAFFDKTPVGALVSRVSNDTEAIRELYVSVLATFVQNGLYLIGILIALYLLQPELALFCFLTVPVLVLLVYVYQRYSSRYYAVIRAKLGDMNTTINEMIQNMTIVQAFRREQGVQKEFADVNEDYFKVRMKEINLESLLLRPAVDLIWKISLTLIVWYYGSTSFHSAISFGALFAFVDYMGRFFEPINMIMNRLSQMQQATISAGRVFEIMDELPEKKEAGAQIERPRGEVVFDNVSFAYQGDDYVLKNVSFTAQPGQTIALVGHTGSGKSSLMNLLLGFYPVTKGSILIDGQDMRQVDTHSLRSHVGLVLQDPFLFTGSIGFNIRMYKNTITDEEVKRAAKAVRADEFISKLPGAYDEPVVERGMTLSAGQRQLISFARALAADPAMLILDEATASIDSETELAIQEALHVLSKGRTTFIIAHRLSTIQHADQILVLSRGEIMERGTHDELMAQNGLYQKMYQLQQGSASVESA